A region of Vicia villosa cultivar HV-30 ecotype Madison, WI unplaced genomic scaffold, Vvil1.0 ctg.001512F_1_1, whole genome shotgun sequence DNA encodes the following proteins:
- the LOC131635569 gene encoding protein indeterminate-domain 5, chloroplastic-like, translating into MAASSSTSFFGIREENQSQITHHLHPQSTTTSATSSAPSTIVPQKKRRNQPGTPNPDAEVIALSPKTLMATNRFICEVCNKGFQREQNLQLHRRGHNLPWKLKQKSNKEPKRKVYLCPEPTCVHHDASRALGDLTGIKKHYSRKHGEKKWKCEKCSKKYAVQSDWKAHSKTCGTREYRCDCGTLFSRRDSFITHRAFCDALAQESVIRHPNPFGTHPHFHATNHMTLGQISQQLQLHQNQTSSTNNNILRLGSSAPKFEQHLISSPPLNHSTSSFGQYSVPSSSSPFFNMSDIPNQSFEEHQGQFSNKPQQLHGLMQLPDLQGNATSNNSNNLFNLMSNIHDDQFNNSPLISDHHQQSLFMVNSNMQQHDHQNQNHNLSSPHMSATALLQKASQIGSTNSTNNNKGTTTTTTTSFGNRSSPSMELNDHNNNDELHGLINSMANGNGNTSSLFGNENNLNIRFGESDKLTLDFLGVGGMVRNISGAGFSQNEQQQQHAMASLNQNLKSSQAQSSQHFGSSNLMQ; encoded by the exons ATGGCGGCTTCGTCGTCGACATCATTCTTTGGAATCAGAGAAGAAAATCAAAGTCAGAtaactcatcatcttcatcctcaatCCACAACTACTTCTGCTACTTCCTCAGCTCCTTCAACCATAGTTCctcaaaagaaaagaagaaatcaaCCAGGAACACCAA ATCCAGATGCAGAAGTGATAGCACTATCTCCCAAGACACTAATGGCAACAAATAGATTCATATGTGAGGTATGCAACAAAGGGTTTCAAAGGGAGCAAAATCTTCAACTTCATAGAAGAGGACACAATCTTCCATGGAAGCTAAAGCAAAAGTCCAACAAAGAGCCAAAGAGAAAGGTTTATCTGTGTCCTGAGCCAACATGTGTTCATCATGATGCTTCAAGAGCTTTAGGAGACCTCACTGGGATTAAAAAGCATTACTCGCGGAAGCACGGCGAGAAGAAGTGGAAATGCGAAAAATGCTCAAAGAAATATGCTGTTCAATCAGATTGGAAAGCACATTCAAAGACTTGTGGGACTAGAGAATATAGATGTGATTGTGGCACCCTCTTCTCTAG GCGTGACAGTTTCATCACTCATAGGGCATTTTGTGATGCATTAGCACAAGAGAGTGTAATAAGACACCCTAACCCTTTTGGTACTCATCCTCATTTCCATGCCACAAACCACATGACTTTAGGTCAAATTTCTCAACAATTGCAACTTCATCAAAACCAAACATCATCAACTAACAACAACATTCTGCGCCTTGGATCATCGGCACCAAAGTTCGAGCAACACTTAATCTCATCGCCGCCGTTAAATCACTCTACTTCATCATTTGGACAATACTCAGTTCCGTCTTCGTCATCGCCGTTCTTCAATATGAGTGATATTCCAAATCAATCCTTTGAAGAACACCAAGGACAATTCTCAAACAAGCCACAACAACTACATGGTCTAATGCAACTTCCTGATCTTCAAGGTAACGCGACAAGTAATAACTCGAACAATCTTTTCAACCTCATGAGTAATATCCATGATGATCAATTCAACAACAGTCCTCTTATCAGTGATCATCATCAGCAATCACTCTTTATGGTCAACTCAAATATGCAACAACATGATCATCAAAACCAAAACCATAACCTGTCTAGTCCTCACATGTCTGCCACTGCATTGCTTCAGAAAGCTTCTCAAATTGGCTCAACTAAttcaaccaacaacaacaaaGGTACTACTACTACAACTACCACATCTTTTGGAAATAGAAGTAGTCCAAGTATGGAACTAAATGATCATAACAACAACGATGAACTTCATGGATTGATAAACTCTATGGCCAATGGAAATGGAAACACATCCTCCTTATTTGGCAATGAAAACAACCTTAATATAAGGTTTGGTGAATCTGATAAGTTAACATTAGATTTTCTTGGTGTTGGTGGAATGGTCAGAAACAT